One segment of Candidatus Manganitrophus noduliformans DNA contains the following:
- a CDS encoding ABC transporter ATP-binding protein, which produces MADSLIELIDVSKSYHRDTLEIPVLQNISMTVPEGEFLALMGPSGSGKTTLLNLIAGIDRPTRGLLRVAGTELGALTESELARWRSQTIGFIFQFYNLLPVLTALENVELPLLLTPLAKQERREHAAVALELVGLADRIHHYPKQLSGGQEQRVAIARAIVTDPPLLVADEPTGDLDRTSAEEVMNLLGRLNTEYGKTIVMVTHDPRAAERAKAVRHLDKGSFA; this is translated from the coding sequence ATGGCTGATTCACTCATCGAACTAATCGACGTTTCAAAATCGTATCATCGGGACACGCTGGAAATTCCGGTGCTCCAAAACATCTCGATGACGGTGCCGGAGGGAGAGTTCCTTGCGCTGATGGGGCCGTCGGGCTCCGGAAAAACGACCCTGCTGAATCTGATCGCCGGAATCGATCGTCCGACGCGCGGCCTCCTTCGTGTGGCCGGGACCGAGCTCGGCGCGCTCACCGAATCGGAATTGGCCCGGTGGCGGTCGCAGACGATCGGTTTTATCTTCCAGTTCTACAACCTCCTGCCGGTCCTGACGGCGCTTGAAAACGTCGAGCTGCCGCTCCTCCTGACCCCGCTTGCGAAGCAGGAGCGGCGGGAGCATGCCGCCGTGGCGCTGGAGCTGGTCGGTTTGGCCGACCGGATTCATCACTATCCCAAGCAGCTCTCCGGCGGTCAGGAGCAGCGGGTGGCGATCGCCCGGGCGATTGTGACCGATCCGCCGTTGTTGGTCGCCGACGAGCCGACGGGCGATCTCGATCGAACCTCCGCCGAGGAGGTCATGAACCTCCTCGGCCGGCTGAATACGGAATATGGAAAAACGATCGTGATGGTGACCCACGATCCCCGCGCGGCGGAACGTGCGAAGGCGGTGCGACATTTAGACAAGGGGTCCTTCGCCTGA
- a CDS encoding efflux RND transporter periplasmic adaptor subunit translates to MGVVIGLRAFSGAAKSVEVATVSSLDPSQSVPFLNASGYVVAQRRAAVASKGTGRLVELRVREGDRVKKGDIIGRLESDDMEAALARARANLNVARSAYDQAKAALDNATSDYERKKSLLEEGLVPQADFDAAEAQYRGSKAALASAAAGVKAAEAAVRSAEVEVENTVIRAPFDGTVLTKNAEVGEVVAPFGTSTQVKAAVVTMADMSSLQVEADVSESNIEKVRIGQAAEITLDAYPETKYEGVVQTIVPTADRAKATVLTKIRFLNLDDRVLPEMSAKVAFLSEPKADQGGAPIVTVNPGAIVTREDRKVAFRIREEHVEMVPVETGGPLGSQVEIKQGLKPGDRVVLNPPENLAPGDRVQIGESANR, encoded by the coding sequence ATGGGGGTTGTGATCGGCCTTCGCGCCTTCAGCGGCGCGGCGAAATCGGTCGAAGTGGCGACCGTCTCCTCCCTCGATCCGTCTCAGTCGGTTCCGTTCCTCAACGCCAGCGGTTACGTGGTCGCCCAGCGGCGCGCCGCGGTCGCCTCCAAGGGGACCGGCCGGCTGGTCGAATTGCGGGTGCGCGAAGGGGACCGGGTGAAGAAAGGGGACATCATCGGCCGGCTGGAGAGCGACGACATGGAAGCGGCCTTGGCGCGCGCCAGGGCGAATCTCAATGTCGCCCGCTCGGCGTATGATCAGGCGAAAGCGGCGCTCGACAATGCGACCTCCGATTACGAACGGAAGAAAAGTCTGCTGGAGGAGGGGCTTGTTCCTCAGGCAGATTTCGACGCAGCGGAGGCGCAATACCGCGGGTCAAAGGCGGCGCTCGCCTCGGCCGCGGCGGGGGTGAAAGCGGCCGAGGCGGCGGTCCGTTCCGCCGAAGTCGAAGTGGAGAACACCGTCATCCGGGCGCCGTTCGACGGGACAGTCCTGACGAAGAACGCCGAGGTCGGGGAGGTGGTGGCCCCCTTCGGCACATCGACGCAGGTAAAGGCGGCGGTGGTGACGATGGCCGACATGTCGTCGCTTCAGGTGGAGGCCGACGTCTCCGAATCGAATATCGAAAAGGTCCGGATCGGCCAGGCGGCCGAGATCACCCTCGACGCCTATCCGGAAACGAAATACGAGGGGGTTGTTCAGACAATCGTCCCGACGGCCGACCGGGCCAAGGCGACGGTTTTGACCAAGATTCGTTTTCTCAACCTCGACGACCGGGTCCTCCCCGAGATGAGCGCCAAGGTCGCCTTCCTCTCCGAGCCTAAGGCCGATCAAGGAGGAGCGCCGATCGTCACGGTGAACCCCGGCGCGATCGTCACCCGGGAAGATCGAAAAGTGGCCTTTCGCATTCGGGAAGAGCATGTCGAGATGGTTCCGGTGGAGACTGGTGGGCCGCTCGGGAGCCAGGTCGAGATCAAGCAAGGACTCAAGCCGGGCGACCGGGTGGTCCTCAATCCCCCTGAGAATCTGGCTCCCGGAGATCGGGTTCAGATAGGAGAGAGTGCGAATCGTTAA
- a CDS encoding alpha/beta hydrolase, translated as MARLTLSNHDHLDYTLTLPSRPAEILVVYIHGFASHQRGEKAIYFRDRAVERGMAYLAFDLRGHGDSSGTIRELTLTRGLEDLSAILAGPAAPFRKIVLIGSSMGGQLAVWTAAWNPNRIAAAVLIAPSFSFYQNRLRDLGEGGLRRLNQEGEMRIKNEWIDVTVGREMIEDAKGYDIEKILPTYLTPTLILHGTADATVPPEGSFDFLRRAAARPLDLVLIGGGDHRLSQQKDYLFDMMTAFLHRVGLVS; from the coding sequence ATGGCGCGACTGACACTTTCAAACCACGATCACCTCGATTACACGCTGACCCTCCCCTCCCGGCCGGCCGAGATTCTCGTCGTCTACATCCACGGGTTCGCCTCGCACCAACGGGGGGAGAAGGCGATTTATTTCCGGGATCGCGCGGTCGAACGAGGGATGGCCTACCTGGCCTTTGATCTGCGGGGACACGGCGATTCGAGCGGAACGATCCGGGAGTTGACCCTCACCCGCGGGCTGGAGGACCTCTCCGCCATCCTCGCCGGCCCCGCCGCTCCCTTCCGGAAAATCGTTCTGATCGGCTCCTCGATGGGAGGCCAACTCGCGGTTTGGACCGCGGCCTGGAACCCGAACCGGATCGCCGCCGCCGTCTTGATCGCCCCCTCTTTCTCTTTCTACCAGAACCGGCTGCGCGATCTGGGGGAGGGGGGACTCCGGCGCCTGAACCAGGAGGGGGAGATGCGGATCAAAAACGAGTGGATCGATGTAACGGTCGGACGCGAGATGATCGAAGACGCGAAGGGGTACGACATTGAGAAAATCCTTCCCACCTATCTGACCCCGACGCTGATTCTTCATGGAACGGCCGATGCGACCGTTCCCCCGGAAGGAAGCTTCGACTTTCTCCGCCGCGCCGCGGCCCGCCCGCTCGATCTGGTCCTCATCGGCGGGGGAGATCATCGCCTCAGCCAACAAAAAGATTACCTCTTCGACATGATGACGGCGTTTCTTCATCGCGTCGGTCT